GTTTCTATTGCATTTGGAGTGTATTGGATTTCACCTTTAAGAAATAATGAAACGTCTTGTAAGGTTTCGAAACCATAAATGTTTAGGCCCTTTACTAATTGGGCTTCATGCACATTATCCTTTGGAACTATTAAGCTTTTCACCCCTGCATTTTTTGCAGCTATTGCCATTGGCAAAACCCCTGTACAGGGTCTCAGTTTAGAATCAAGAGACAGCTCACCAATAAATCCAAAATCCTCAGGACAGCCTGTCTTTAATTGTTTGGATTGGATTAACAAACCGACAGCCATGGCAAGATCAAAATGAGAACCACTTTTTTTGATGTCACTTGGAGCTAAATTAATAACAACCTTCATCTTTGGAAATTCATATTCCGAACTATTAAGCGAAGATTGAAGCCGTTCTCTGGATTCTTTTACAGCGGTGTCCCCTAATCCAACTATTGAAATGCTAGGCTGTCCAGATATAGTGTCTACTTCAACTTCCACCAAATAACCATCTACTCCAGCTATAGCAAAACTTTTTACGGTAGCTACCATATTTATACCTCCAAAAAACTTTGCTCCACATATTTTTTATATAAAAGAGGGTTGCTGTCTTTAAAATATCCTAAGATCTTTTGAACGCAAACCAAGTTATCTTCTTTATTTGTTAAATAGTTTTGGTAGCTGCTCCACTTGTAATCTTGAGGAGCTTGAACCATGCCTGCCCGAACTGGATTCAAATGAATATACCTGCTTGTCTCCAAATTATATGGGTCTGTTTCAATGAGTTCTGATCTATACCTTCCTTGGAATAAATGACCTACAAAATTGTACTTCTTATTGAAATAGAGTGTATACATCATATTTATTCGTTTCATGATCTGGCTTATTTCGACGGTACTAGTTTCAATTTGCAGGTGGACATGATTGGTCATTTGACAGTACGATAATAGTCTGAATTGATAGTTTTCTTTAGCCTCAAGGAGAATTGTTATATACACTTGTCGATCTTCTTCATCCCTATAAATTTCATGTCTATGGTTTCCTCTGCACATGATATGATATATTGCTCCAGGGTACCATACACGGGGTTTCCTAGGCATATATGACATCCTCTCATTCCCTATATTTCTTCTATTTCTTCCATATATTTTATTTAATTCCTGCTTTTTGGTGACATATTTTTTTGATGGGGGACTGACCCCTTTTGGGAGGAATTGGAAAATCGTTAGGCTTTCTGGTTCCGACCGAACAATTTTGAGTTTATAACTTAATAATATATGGTATAATTTAGTAAGGAGTACTTTTTGGAGGTGCTGGCGACATGTTAACTACACATCAAATTAAAGTATTAGTAAGCGATATAATAGTGAAATATCCTGTAAAAAAGTTATCTATATTTGGCTCCTATGCAGATGGTACTGCACATGAGAATAGTGATATTGACATATTAATTGAGTTTTTACACACAAACGTATCTCTAATAATGCTATATGATATCAAAGAGGAACTTGAAATTAAGCTGTCTAGAAAGGTAGATTTAATTCATGCTCCTC
This genomic stretch from Desulfitibacter alkalitolerans DSM 16504 harbors:
- a CDS encoding transposase — its product is MPRKPRVWYPGAIYHIMCRGNHRHEIYRDEEDRQVYITILLEAKENYQFRLLSYCQMTNHVHLQIETSTVEISQIMKRINMMYTLYFNKKYNFVGHLFQGRYRSELIETDPYNLETSRYIHLNPVRAGMVQAPQDYKWSSYQNYLTNKEDNLVCVQKILGYFKDSNPLLYKKYVEQSFLEV
- a CDS encoding magnesium chelatase domain-containing protein — translated: MVATVKSFAIAGVDGYLVEVEVDTISGQPSISIVGLGDTAVKESRERLQSSLNSSEYEFPKMKVVINLAPSDIKKSGSHFDLAMAVGLLIQSKQLKTGCPEDFGFIGELSLDSKLRPCTGVLPMAIAAKNAGVKSLIVPKDNVHEAQLVKGLNIYGFETLQDVSLFLKGEIQYTPNAIET
- a CDS encoding nucleotidyltransferase family protein, giving the protein MLTTHQIKVLVSDIIVKYPVKKLSIFGSYADGTAHENSDIDILIEFLHTNVSLIMLYDIKEELEIKLSRKVDLIHAPLDENTLIAVNKVVDIYEL